GTCCATGGTGATGCAGTCGGTCAGGGCGATGCCGAGCAATCCACGGTATTCGCGGACCCAGCAGTCCAGCGCGGCGATCTGGCTGTCGATCAACCGCGGGCCGAGCTGCTGGTGGGCCATGATCCACTCGTGGGCCATGGTGCCCAGGGGCTTGATATCCAGTTTCCATGCCAGGTCGACGTTGCTGGTGCCGACGAAACGGCCCGGGAACTCATCGCGCAGCACCCGCACTACTTCTTCCTGTACGCGGCTGGAAAAACGCCGGCGGGTGCCGAAGTCGGCCACCTGCAGATGGGCCAGTTCGTCATCGCTGGCGTGGGCGCGCAGCCAGTCGAACTTGCGATGCAGCTGGTCGCGGGCTTCGGCCAGGCGCATGCGCGGATGCAGGTGGCGGTTGCGCACCTCGCTGATGATCGCCAGCAACGGCACCTCGAACAGGATCACATGCAGCCAGGGGCCGCGCAGGCGCAGGAACAGCTGATCGTTTTCGATACCGATGCGCACATAACGCAGGTTGAAGCGGAACAGGCGCAGGAAGCGCAGGAAGTCCGGCTTGAGGAAGCTGATGCGCTCGAGGAACGCCAGTTGGTCGTCATCCAGGGTCAACTCGCTGAGCCGTTCGAGCTGGTTGCGGATCTCCCCCAGGTAGGGCCGCAAGTCCTCGCCATTGCGGCAGCGGAACTCCCATTCGACGTCGGCGTCCGGGTAGTTGTGCAGGACGGCCTGCATCATCGTCAGTTTGTAGAAGTCGGTGTCGAGCAGGTTGTGCACGATGCGCTCGGCGAATGCGCTCTCGCTCATCAGGGGGAAGCTCCAAGGCGGGCAATGGCGACCATTGTGCCAGATCGCGGGGCAAGCCCGCTCCCACGCCGCTCGCGATCCTGGCCTTTGCAGGTAATTTTCCGTGCGCCAGCTAGCCTTCAAACGGTGCTGCCTGTAGCAGTCACGCACCAGCGGTGTGCAGTTCGGTGACGTCCGCTGTTACAGGTCGGTTGCACGTTAACACTCGCAAGGGTTGCAATGATGGCGCTCGGAGGTTGCTCCTTGTCTAGGTGTATCGGTAGCGCTTGCTCCGCAGTAGACGGTTGCACGCTCAATAAAGAAAAGGCCGCCGGTCGCCTCTGTTCACTCCCTGTCGTGTGTTTTCCCGGAAGACAAAACCACTGGCACGGCCCTTGCTCGGAGCACAGGGCTGAGAAGTTGTAGTGCCAACCAAAAAAAATACTCTAGGAGCACCACCTCATGTCGCAGACGTTTTACAAGAAAGGTTTCCTGGCACTGGCCGTAGCCACGGCACTGGGTGTTTCTTCGTATGTTCAGGCCGACATCAAGATCGGCGTCGCGGGTCCCATGACCGGGGCCAACGCAGCGTTTGGCGAGCAGTACATGAAAGGTGCGCAGGCAGCGGCCGATGTGATCAACAAGGCCGGTGGCGTGAACGGCGAGAAGATCGTCCTGGTCAAGGGCGATGACGCCTGCGAGCCGAAGCAGGCCGTGGCCGTGGCGAACCGTCTGGTCGACCAGGACAAGGTGGCTGGTGTAGTGGGGCACTTCTGTTCTTCCAACACCATTCCGGCTTCCGAGGTATATGCAGACGCAGGCGTGATCGCCATCACCCCCGGTTCCACAAACCCGCAAGTAACCGAGCGTGGCCTTGATGCGATGTTCCGCATGTGCGGCCGTGACGACCAGCAGGGCATCGTCGCCGGCAACTACATCGTCGATGTGCTCAAGGGCAAGAAGGTCGTCGTGCTGCACGACAAGGACACCTATGGCCAGGGCCTGGCCGACGCCACCAAGGCGCAGCTGATCAAGCGCGGCGTCACGCCGGTGCTGTACGAAGGCCTGACCCGTGGCGAGAAGGACTTCAGCGCCGTGGTCACCAAGATCCGCGCCGCCGGTGCCGATGTCGTCTACTTCGGCGGCCTGCACCCCGAGGCCGGTCCGCTGGTGCGTCAGCTGCGCGAGCAGGG
This window of the Pseudomonas mosselii genome carries:
- the pncB gene encoding nicotinate phosphoribosyltransferase, with the protein product MSESAFAERIVHNLLDTDFYKLTMMQAVLHNYPDADVEWEFRCRNGEDLRPYLGEIRNQLERLSELTLDDDQLAFLERISFLKPDFLRFLRLFRFNLRYVRIGIENDQLFLRLRGPWLHVILFEVPLLAIISEVRNRHLHPRMRLAEARDQLHRKFDWLRAHASDDELAHLQVADFGTRRRFSSRVQEEVVRVLRDEFPGRFVGTSNVDLAWKLDIKPLGTMAHEWIMAHQQLGPRLIDSQIAALDCWVREYRGLLGIALTDCITMDAFLQDFDLYFAKLFDGLRHDSGEPVAWAEKAIAHYQKLGIDPMTKTLVFSDGLNLTRSLEIFRALRGRINVSFGIGTNLTCDIPGVAPMNIVLKMTDCNGSPVAKISDEAAKTQCRDENFVTYLRHVFKVPSKE
- a CDS encoding branched-chain amino acid ABC transporter substrate-binding protein, whose translation is MSQTFYKKGFLALAVATALGVSSYVQADIKIGVAGPMTGANAAFGEQYMKGAQAAADVINKAGGVNGEKIVLVKGDDACEPKQAVAVANRLVDQDKVAGVVGHFCSSNTIPASEVYADAGVIAITPGSTNPQVTERGLDAMFRMCGRDDQQGIVAGNYIVDVLKGKKVVVLHDKDTYGQGLADATKAQLIKRGVTPVLYEGLTRGEKDFSAVVTKIRAAGADVVYFGGLHPEAGPLVRQLREQGLKDVAFMSDDGIVTDELVATAGGAQYTNGVYMTFGADPRLLPDSKAVVEEFRKNGTEPEGYTLYAYASVQALAAAFNGAKSNKGEDAAKCLKANPVKTVMGEKKWDKKGDLTVSDYVVYQWDANGKYHQLEKQQ